A genome region from Brassica oleracea var. oleracea cultivar TO1000 chromosome C2, BOL, whole genome shotgun sequence includes the following:
- the LOC106323135 gene encoding uncharacterized protein LOC106323135, whose product MNAAWNEESSRAGLGWILTQDETTSSLAMIAENVPSPLMAEGLALREALQKSRELGVKALNVESDSKNLIASVTNNNSVPELYGIVADIMSISCFFDYVSFKWIRREANYAADLVAKQMLVVNGALMTPT is encoded by the coding sequence ATGAATGCCGCATGGAATGAGGAAAGTTCTAGAGCAGGGCTCGGATGGATCTTAACGCAGGATGAAACTACCTCTAGCTTGGCTATGATTGCAGAAAACGTACCTTCACCACTGATGGCAGAAGGATTGGCACTTCGGGAAGCTTTGCAGAAGAGTAGGGAGCTGGGAGTCAAGGCGCTAAACGTGGAATCGGACTCCAAAAACCTCATTGCCAGCGTCACCAACAACAACTCTGTCCCCGAGCTCTATGGAATTGTGGCAGATATCATGTCGATCTCTTGTTTTTTCGATTATGTTTCCTTTAAATGGATCCGTAGAGAGGCAAACTATGCAGCTGATCTAGTTGCAAAACAGATGCTTGTAGTAAATGGGGCTTTAATGACCCCCACCTAA